From a single Aquincola tertiaricarbonis genomic region:
- a CDS encoding efflux RND transporter permease subunit yields MFERIIRFAIEQRWLVLLAVLGMAALGIFNYQKLPIDAVPDITNVQVQINTSAPGYSPLETEQRVTYAIENVMAGLPGLKETRSLSRYGLSQVTVIFEDGTDIYFARQLVGERIQSAREQMPAGVDPMIGPISSGLGEIYLWTVESDEGARKPDGQPYTSTDLREIQDWIIKPQLRNVPGVTEINSIGGFAKQYHVATNPAKLSAYGLTLADVVGALERNNANVGAGYIERRGEQVLIRAPGQARGVEDLNNIILANVGGVPIRIRDVAEVGLGQELRTGAATDNGREVVLGTVFMLLGENSRTVSQAVDLKMAEINRNLPEGVKAVTVYDRTRLVDRAIATVKKNLLEGAVLVIAVLFLFLGNIRAALITAMVIPLSMLFTFTGMVNQKISANLMSLGALDFGIIVDGAVVIVENCVRRLAHAQAHHGRPLTRSERFHEVFAASQEARRALLFGQLIIMVVYLPIFALTGVEGKMFHPMAFTVVIALLGAMILSVTFIPAAVALFIGNRVAEKENRLMTAAKHLYEPVLHSVMAARPAVLTFSVVAVLLSGLLATRLGSEFVPSLNEGDFAVQALRIPGTSLSQSVQMQQQLERTLVAKFPEIERVFARTGTAEIAADPMPPNISDAYVMLKPQDQWPQPRRTRDELIAAVQAELAKLPGNNYEFSQPIQLRFNELVSGVRAAVAVKVFGDDMDVLNRTASQIESVLKDIPGATQINVEQTTGLPILTLDIDREKAARYGLNMSDIQETVATAIGGRPAGTMFEGDRRFEVLVRLPEHLRGDLRAMERLPIALPRGGEGQRASFIPLSEVASVRVGPGPNQVSRENGKRRIVVSANVEGRDLGSFVAEAQRVLDERVKVPAGYWLDWGGQFENLQSATERLQIVVPVSLLLVFTLLFAMFGNVKDGLLVFTGIPFALTGGIVALWLRDIPLSISAAVGFIALSGVAVLNGLVMISFIRNLRESGYRLDDAIHEGALTRLRPVLMTALVASLGFVPMAIATGTGAEVQRPLATVVIGGILSSTALTLLVLPVLYRIAHRRDELAEFPDAAATPDQNPSAPPVAQQPV; encoded by the coding sequence ATGTTCGAACGCATCATCCGCTTCGCCATCGAGCAGCGCTGGCTTGTGCTGCTCGCCGTGCTCGGCATGGCGGCGCTCGGCATCTTCAATTACCAGAAGCTGCCGATCGACGCCGTGCCCGACATCACCAACGTGCAGGTGCAGATCAACACCAGCGCGCCCGGCTACTCGCCGCTGGAGACCGAGCAACGCGTCACCTATGCCATCGAGAACGTGATGGCGGGCCTGCCCGGGTTGAAGGAGACCCGCTCGCTGTCGCGGTACGGCCTGTCCCAGGTCACCGTGATCTTCGAGGACGGCACGGACATCTACTTCGCGCGGCAGCTCGTGGGCGAGCGCATTCAGTCCGCGCGTGAGCAGATGCCGGCCGGGGTCGACCCCATGATCGGGCCCATCTCCTCGGGGCTGGGCGAGATCTACCTGTGGACCGTTGAGAGCGACGAAGGAGCGCGCAAGCCCGATGGTCAGCCTTACACGTCCACCGACCTGCGTGAGATCCAGGACTGGATCATCAAGCCGCAGCTGCGCAACGTGCCTGGCGTCACCGAGATCAACTCAATCGGGGGCTTCGCCAAGCAATACCACGTGGCGACGAACCCGGCCAAGCTCTCGGCATACGGCCTGACCCTGGCAGACGTGGTGGGTGCGCTGGAGCGCAACAACGCGAACGTGGGCGCCGGCTACATCGAGCGCCGCGGCGAGCAGGTGCTGATCCGCGCGCCCGGCCAGGCCCGCGGCGTGGAGGACCTGAACAACATCATCCTCGCCAACGTGGGCGGCGTGCCGATCCGCATTCGCGACGTGGCCGAGGTCGGTCTGGGTCAGGAGCTGCGCACCGGTGCGGCCACCGACAACGGGCGCGAGGTCGTGCTCGGCACGGTGTTCATGCTGCTGGGCGAGAACAGCCGCACCGTGTCGCAGGCCGTCGACCTGAAGATGGCTGAGATCAACCGCAACCTGCCGGAGGGTGTGAAGGCCGTGACGGTCTATGACCGCACGCGGTTGGTCGACAGGGCAATCGCGACCGTCAAGAAGAATCTGCTCGAAGGTGCGGTGTTGGTCATCGCGGTGCTGTTCCTCTTCCTCGGCAACATCCGCGCGGCGCTCATCACCGCGATGGTGATCCCGCTGTCGATGCTGTTCACCTTCACCGGCATGGTGAACCAGAAGATCAGCGCCAACCTGATGAGCCTGGGCGCACTCGACTTCGGAATCATCGTCGACGGTGCGGTGGTGATCGTCGAAAACTGCGTCCGGCGCCTTGCCCATGCGCAAGCACACCACGGTCGCCCGCTGACACGCAGCGAGCGCTTCCACGAAGTGTTTGCCGCTTCGCAGGAGGCGCGGCGCGCGCTGCTGTTCGGACAGCTCATCATCATGGTGGTGTACCTGCCCATCTTCGCCCTCACCGGCGTGGAAGGGAAGATGTTCCATCCGATGGCCTTCACGGTGGTGATCGCGCTGCTGGGCGCGATGATCCTGTCGGTCACCTTCATCCCCGCGGCGGTCGCGCTCTTTATTGGCAACCGTGTCGCGGAGAAGGAGAACCGGCTGATGACGGCGGCCAAGCACCTGTACGAGCCGGTGCTGCACAGCGTGATGGCCGCGCGCCCCGCGGTGCTGACGTTTTCGGTTGTCGCGGTGCTGCTGTCCGGCCTGCTGGCCACGCGGTTGGGCAGTGAGTTTGTGCCCAGCCTCAACGAAGGCGACTTCGCGGTGCAGGCGCTGCGCATCCCGGGCACGAGCCTGTCCCAGTCGGTACAGATGCAGCAGCAGCTCGAGCGCACGCTGGTGGCCAAGTTCCCGGAGATCGAGCGGGTGTTCGCGCGCACCGGTACAGCCGAGATCGCGGCCGACCCGATGCCGCCGAACATCTCCGACGCGTATGTGATGCTGAAGCCGCAGGACCAGTGGCCGCAGCCGCGCAGGACGCGCGACGAGTTGATCGCCGCGGTGCAGGCCGAGCTCGCGAAGCTGCCGGGCAACAACTACGAGTTCTCGCAGCCGATCCAGCTGCGCTTCAACGAGCTGGTCTCCGGCGTGCGCGCGGCGGTGGCGGTGAAGGTGTTCGGCGACGACATGGACGTGCTGAACCGCACCGCGTCGCAGATCGAATCGGTGCTGAAGGACATCCCGGGCGCCACGCAGATCAACGTCGAGCAGACGACCGGCTTGCCGATCCTGACGCTCGACATCGACCGTGAGAAGGCGGCGCGCTACGGCCTCAATATGTCCGATATCCAGGAGACGGTCGCCACGGCGATCGGTGGCCGTCCTGCGGGCACGATGTTCGAGGGCGACCGGCGCTTCGAGGTGCTGGTGCGGCTGCCCGAGCACCTGCGCGGCGATCTCCGGGCGATGGAGCGCCTGCCCATCGCGCTGCCGCGCGGCGGTGAGGGCCAGCGCGCAAGCTTCATCCCGTTGTCCGAGGTGGCGAGCGTCCGTGTCGGGCCCGGCCCCAACCAGGTCAGTCGTGAGAACGGCAAGCGGCGCATTGTTGTCAGCGCCAACGTGGAGGGCCGTGACCTGGGTTCGTTCGTCGCCGAAGCCCAGCGCGTGCTCGACGAACGGGTCAAGGTGCCCGCCGGGTACTGGCTGGATTGGGGCGGCCAGTTCGAGAACCTGCAGTCGGCCACCGAGCGGCTGCAGATCGTCGTGCCGGTATCGTTGCTGCTGGTGTTCACGCTGCTGTTCGCGATGTTCGGCAACGTGAAGGACGGCCTGCTGGTCTTCACCGGCATTCCCTTCGCGCTGACGGGCGGCATCGTCGCGCTGTGGCTGCGCGACATCCCGCTGTCCATCTCCGCGGCCGTCGGCTTCATCGCGCTCTCCGGTGTCGCGGTGCTCAACGGCCTGGTGATGATCTCCTTCATCCGCAACCTGCGCGAGAGCGGCTATCGGCTCGACGACGCGATCCACGAGGGCGCATTAACCCGGCTGCGGCCCGTGCTGATGACGGCGCTGGTGGCGTCGCTCGGCTTCGTTCCGATGGCGATCGCGACAGGTACAGGGGCCGAAGTGCAGCGGCCGCTGGCGACCGTGGTGATCGGCGGCATCCTCTCGTCGACCGCGCTGACCTTGCTGGTGCTGCCGGTGCTCTACCGCATCGCGCACCGCCGTGACGAGTTGGCCGAGTTTCCCGACGCGGCTGCAACACCCGACCAAAACCCCTCGGCGCCGCCCGTGGCGCAACAACCTGTCTGA
- a CDS encoding TolC family protein, which yields MRRVPWPWALLALAGGAWAQVATPTTPTAAESPVAALTLPQAIATALERHPEMAAARHAREAAAAARAQADVRANPTLDMEVEDTRRATRTTTVRLTQPIDLGGQRAARVDAAERAEAIAQAQITARRIELRSAVTAAYFDALIADERVRQAQASLDLARRGTEAVGKRVEAGKIAPIDDTKARVAETGVRLELQQASTQREISLARLQAEMGQPDVAITRLDGRVDVLPPEMSPDALASRLEGAPALREARLEVDRQRALARLERARRVPDLAVSLGAMRAEDEGRTKAVIGVSIPLPFFDRNEGALREALRRTDQADATAAAVALKLRADVYDAHARQRALRTQVTSLQRDVLPGAEAAYEAARTGFELGKFPYLDVLDAQRTLFQARAQYLQALADAHRATADLDRLLDEPNSTTAFARQSP from the coding sequence ATGCGAAGAGTTCCTTGGCCGTGGGCGCTACTCGCCCTGGCCGGCGGTGCGTGGGCGCAAGTCGCCACGCCCACCACCCCGACGGCTGCCGAGTCGCCTGTTGCCGCGCTGACGCTGCCGCAGGCGATCGCGACAGCGCTCGAACGACACCCTGAGATGGCGGCCGCCCGCCATGCCCGTGAGGCCGCTGCGGCGGCTCGCGCCCAGGCCGACGTTCGGGCGAATCCGACACTCGACATGGAGGTGGAGGACACGCGCCGTGCGACGCGCACCACCACTGTCCGTCTCACGCAGCCGATTGACCTCGGCGGACAGCGCGCCGCGCGCGTGGACGCTGCCGAGCGCGCCGAAGCCATCGCGCAGGCGCAGATCACGGCGCGCCGCATCGAACTTCGCAGCGCCGTGACGGCCGCCTACTTCGACGCGCTGATCGCCGACGAGCGCGTGCGTCAGGCCCAGGCCTCGCTCGACCTTGCACGGCGCGGCACCGAAGCGGTCGGCAAGCGCGTCGAGGCTGGAAAGATCGCGCCGATCGACGACACGAAGGCCCGCGTTGCCGAAACCGGTGTGCGGCTTGAGCTCCAGCAGGCTTCCACCCAGCGCGAGATCAGCCTTGCCCGCCTGCAGGCCGAAATGGGCCAGCCCGACGTAGCCATCACGCGGCTCGACGGCCGGGTTGACGTGCTTCCGCCAGAGATGTCGCCCGACGCACTCGCGAGCCGCTTGGAGGGCGCGCCCGCGCTGCGCGAGGCGCGGCTGGAGGTGGATCGACAGCGTGCGCTCGCGCGGCTGGAGCGTGCACGCCGGGTGCCTGATCTGGCGGTCAGCCTGGGTGCCATGCGTGCGGAAGATGAGGGCCGCACGAAGGCGGTGATCGGCGTATCGATCCCGTTGCCCTTTTTCGACCGCAACGAGGGCGCGCTGCGCGAGGCCTTGCGGCGCACCGACCAGGCGGACGCCACCGCGGCCGCGGTGGCCCTGAAGCTGCGTGCCGATGTGTACGACGCCCATGCTCGCCAGCGGGCGCTGCGCACGCAGGTCACTTCGCTGCAGCGCGACGTGCTGCCGGGCGCCGAGGCGGCCTACGAGGCGGCCCGCACCGGCTTCGAACTCGGCAAGTTCCCGTACCTCGACGTGCTCGATGCCCAGCGCACTTTGTTCCAGGCCCGGGCGCAATACCTCCAGGCGCTGGCCGACGCGCACCGCGCGACGGCCGACCTGGATCGCCTGCTCGACGAACCGAACTCCACGACCGCCTTCGCGCGGCAGTCCCCATGA
- a CDS encoding porin produces the protein MKQLLVASIVAATGSMAYAQSSVTIFGIIDTNVRWTDNNGTRLTEMSNSGLATSRLGFRGVEDLGGGLKAGFWLESAVNSDDGTSNATRFWHRRATVSLLGDFGEIRLGRDLVPTFNGWLDFETFGTVGVGSLLNLYTTVGAPVDTLVRADNMVSYFLPSNLGGFYGQLSVAAGEGTVGKKYMGARGGYKTQTFNVGGFYGETESTGDDKFKTGGIAANYDFGLFTLQGIVSENKFRSAKERHYTFSGFAPFGQGTIRASYTKVQGKGTLDGNDADQFAVGYVHNLSKRTALYGTYALIKNDGNADYRVGGRASALGDDSQGLEVGIRHTF, from the coding sequence ATGAAGCAATTGCTCGTCGCGTCGATAGTCGCGGCAACCGGATCGATGGCATACGCTCAGTCGTCGGTCACCATCTTCGGCATCATCGACACCAATGTCCGCTGGACAGACAACAATGGAACTCGTTTGACGGAGATGTCGAACAGCGGCCTGGCGACGAGTCGGCTGGGCTTCCGTGGCGTCGAGGATCTCGGCGGCGGCCTGAAGGCGGGTTTCTGGCTGGAATCGGCCGTCAACAGCGATGACGGCACTTCGAATGCCACTCGCTTCTGGCATCGCCGCGCTACGGTCAGCCTGCTGGGCGATTTCGGTGAGATCCGCCTGGGCCGTGACCTGGTCCCCACTTTCAACGGGTGGCTTGACTTCGAAACGTTCGGTACCGTCGGCGTCGGCTCGCTGCTGAACCTGTACACCACGGTCGGCGCGCCAGTGGACACGCTGGTCCGGGCCGACAACATGGTGAGCTACTTCCTGCCGTCCAACCTGGGGGGCTTTTACGGGCAGCTCTCCGTGGCTGCCGGCGAAGGCACCGTGGGCAAGAAGTACATGGGTGCGCGGGGGGGTTACAAGACCCAGACCTTCAACGTGGGCGGCTTCTACGGCGAGACCGAATCGACGGGCGACGACAAGTTCAAGACGGGTGGCATTGCAGCGAACTACGACTTCGGTCTCTTCACGTTGCAGGGCATCGTGTCGGAGAATAAGTTCAGGAGTGCCAAGGAACGGCACTACACCTTCAGCGGCTTCGCGCCTTTCGGCCAGGGGACGATCCGAGCCTCGTACACCAAGGTGCAGGGTAAGGGCACGCTGGACGGCAACGACGCCGACCAGTTCGCCGTAGGCTACGTGCACAACCTGTCGAAGCGAACTGCGCTTTACGGCACCTACGCGCTGATCAAGAACGATGGCAATGCCGATTACCGCGTCGGTGGCCGCGCCTCGGCGTTGGGGGACGACTCTCAGGGTCTCGAAGTTGGCATCCGCCATACCTTCTAA
- a CDS encoding CzcE family metal-binding protein — translation MNKTMMAALIAMGTLSAGMAQADTMWNGQSVYGRSVTADASTKVVDLASAKALNVTCGDVVTFVNGSQRFTWRFDTVSHRAVPLSKVAPASFGATQQVVYVSRNAMERS, via the coding sequence ATGAACAAGACGATGATGGCCGCTTTGATCGCAATGGGCACGCTGAGCGCCGGCATGGCCCAGGCCGACACGATGTGGAACGGACAGTCGGTGTACGGCCGTTCGGTGACAGCTGATGCGTCGACAAAGGTGGTGGACCTGGCGAGTGCCAAGGCGCTGAACGTCACCTGCGGCGACGTTGTCACGTTCGTCAACGGCAGCCAGCGCTTCACGTGGCGCTTCGACACGGTGTCCCACCGAGCAGTGCCACTGTCCAAGGTTGCGCCGGCCAGTTTTGGCGCGACCCAGCAAGTGGTGTACGTCAGCCGTAACGCCATGGAACGCAGCTGA
- a CDS encoding DUF2946 family protein, whose product MRRWFAVLLLVVLSLQLPWAAAAKYCSHDDGGSTSTHFGHHEHAHPASDSSPTGGDHYDCGVCHLSAAKAIEGVRDLPPPTAERKRLPPAAIAGYASAPERPRDRPNWLPTV is encoded by the coding sequence ATGCGCCGTTGGTTTGCTGTCTTGCTTCTCGTCGTGCTTTCGCTGCAGCTGCCTTGGGCGGCTGCGGCGAAGTACTGCTCGCATGACGACGGCGGCAGCACCAGTACCCACTTTGGGCACCACGAGCACGCGCACCCAGCCTCCGACAGTTCGCCGACGGGCGGGGACCACTACGATTGCGGCGTGTGCCACCTGAGCGCCGCCAAGGCGATCGAGGGCGTCCGCGATCTCCCGCCGCCGACTGCAGAGCGCAAGCGCCTGCCCCCCGCGGCCATCGCGGGCTATGCGTCCGCACCCGAGCGACCCCGCGATCGCCCCAACTGGCTGCCGACCGTCTAG
- the tnpB gene encoding IS66 family insertion sequence element accessory protein TnpB (TnpB, as the term is used for proteins encoded by IS66 family insertion elements, is considered an accessory protein, since TnpC, encoded by a neighboring gene, is a DDE family transposase.): MIRIDAMWLSVEPVDMRAGPERLLARVVQVFGVAHAHHGYLFANARGTRVKLLMHDGFGLWCASRRLNTGRFVWPVAGGVTPSWTLTQAQFDALVRGLPWQRLHELSAITRA, translated from the coding sequence ATGATCCGCATCGACGCGATGTGGCTGTCCGTCGAGCCCGTGGACATGCGGGCTGGACCCGAGCGGCTGTTGGCGCGCGTGGTGCAGGTGTTCGGCGTGGCGCACGCTCACCACGGCTATCTGTTCGCCAATGCCCGTGGCACCCGCGTCAAGCTGCTCATGCATGACGGCTTCGGGCTGTGGTGCGCGTCGCGGCGCCTGAACACCGGGCGTTTCGTGTGGCCCGTCGCTGGCGGCGTGACGCCATCGTGGACGCTCACGCAGGCGCAATTCGATGCCCTGGTGCGGGGCCTGCCGTGGCAGCGGCTTCATGAGCTCAGCGCCATCACGCGGGCCTGA
- the tnpC gene encoding IS66 family transposase, with translation MLGMRGLPPTGPEGLSPEVAALIAQLQQQVQDQAQQLGERDQALMQRDQALAERAAELAQRDALLQRKDREIALREAKIEKINFELARLKRWTYGAKSEAMNADQRRLFEETLAEDEAALRAQLERLRREAEAAAAAAGTQPKAPARQPRRSALPAHLRRVEHRHEPESTDCQEQGCGRPMKRIGEDVTERLDIVPAEFFVHRHIYGKWACRHCQVLKQAPSVPEIVEGGIAASGLLAHTAISRFVDHLPYYRQETINARSGVHTPRSTLAAGTGQVGAALEPLYVLHKRFVLDCRVLHADETPVALLDPGAGRTRRAYMWAYARSWHDAVPGVVYDFCRGRGAQYPVAFLNGDERRGERRWSGTLLTDRYGGYEAVVDPQHYPGRMSAACAAHARRNFEELAHEGTSPIGLDALRRFARIYEVEGELKALSDEERRAQRQRLARPLWNELRQWLELERRVVAEGGATAKAIDYTLRHWTALTQHLADGAVPLDNNHLERQIKPWAMGRKAWQFVGSELAGERAAIVMSLVQSARINGHEPWAYLRDVLQRLPTLRNSQLDELLPHRWTPAHA, from the coding sequence ATGCTCGGCATGCGTGGTCTTCCCCCCACTGGTCCCGAAGGCCTCTCGCCCGAGGTTGCCGCGCTGATCGCCCAGCTGCAGCAGCAGGTGCAGGACCAGGCGCAGCAGCTGGGCGAGCGTGACCAAGCCCTCATGCAGCGCGACCAGGCGCTCGCTGAGCGAGCGGCGGAGCTGGCGCAGCGCGATGCGCTGCTGCAGCGCAAGGACCGCGAGATCGCGCTGCGCGAGGCCAAGATCGAGAAGATCAACTTCGAGCTCGCGCGGCTAAAGCGCTGGACCTACGGGGCCAAGTCAGAGGCCATGAACGCTGACCAGCGTCGCCTGTTCGAAGAGACGCTGGCCGAGGACGAAGCCGCGCTGCGTGCGCAGCTCGAGCGTCTACGCCGTGAAGCCGAGGCGGCCGCGGCGGCCGCCGGCACCCAGCCCAAGGCGCCGGCACGTCAGCCCCGTCGCAGTGCGCTGCCGGCGCACCTGCGTCGCGTCGAGCATCGCCATGAGCCCGAGAGCACAGACTGCCAGGAGCAGGGTTGCGGACGTCCCATGAAGCGCATCGGTGAAGACGTCACCGAGCGGCTCGACATCGTGCCGGCCGAGTTCTTCGTGCATCGCCACATCTATGGCAAGTGGGCTTGCCGGCACTGCCAGGTCCTCAAGCAGGCGCCCAGCGTGCCGGAGATCGTCGAGGGCGGCATCGCCGCCAGCGGGCTGCTGGCGCACACGGCGATCAGCCGCTTCGTGGATCACCTGCCGTACTACCGCCAGGAGACCATCAACGCCCGCTCTGGCGTGCACACGCCGCGCTCGACGTTGGCAGCCGGGACAGGCCAGGTGGGCGCGGCGTTGGAGCCGCTGTACGTGCTGCACAAGCGCTTCGTGCTCGATTGCCGCGTCCTGCACGCTGACGAGACGCCGGTGGCCTTGCTGGACCCCGGCGCGGGCAGGACACGCCGGGCCTACATGTGGGCCTACGCGCGAAGTTGGCACGACGCGGTGCCCGGCGTCGTCTACGACTTCTGCCGAGGGCGCGGGGCGCAGTACCCGGTGGCCTTCCTCAACGGCGACGAGCGACGCGGCGAACGACGATGGTCCGGGACGCTGCTCACCGACCGCTACGGTGGGTACGAGGCCGTGGTGGACCCTCAGCATTACCCAGGTCGCATGAGCGCCGCATGCGCTGCTCATGCGCGCAGGAACTTCGAAGAGCTGGCGCACGAAGGCACGAGCCCCATCGGGCTGGACGCACTTCGGCGGTTCGCCCGCATCTACGAAGTCGAGGGGGAGCTGAAAGCCCTCAGTGACGAGGAGCGAAGAGCGCAGCGGCAGCGCCTGGCCAGGCCGCTATGGAACGAGCTTCGCCAGTGGCTCGAACTCGAGCGGCGTGTGGTCGCTGAGGGTGGCGCGACGGCCAAGGCCATCGACTACACGCTGCGCCATTGGACGGCTCTCACGCAACACCTCGCAGACGGCGCCGTCCCGCTGGACAACAACCACCTTGAGCGGCAGATCAAGCCCTGGGCGATGGGACGCAAAGCCTGGCAGTTCGTGGGCAGCGAACTCGCAGGCGAGCGCGCGGCCATCGTCATGAGCCTGGTGCAGTCGGCGCGGATCAACGGGCATGAGCCTTGGGCCTACCTGCGTGACGTGCTGCAGCGGTTGCCAACGCTGCGCAACTCCCAGCTCGACGAGCTGTTGCCACATCGCTGGACGCCTGCACACGCGTGA
- a CDS encoding efflux RND transporter periplasmic adaptor subunit, which produces MKKISNASAPRVGRKQWIVIAAILIVGAIAAAFILMSPVRSSGEGDGHGHSEAGGHGDEHGHSEEGGEHADHEGEEKAAKGPNGGDQLTDGDQAAEVLLSEAEGEPRLAVWLSRAGQAVAGQAATLTLKLVRPDGSEHEMPLRAQADGRYVSAEAIPEPHVFEATLIALVGGEPFLFTFSRDEGKVAMSDAQVRAAGVSLATAEPAPIRSGLQLPGEIRFNADRTAHVVPRVAGVVERVAADLGQQVRKGQVLAVLSSVAVSEMRAELQTAEKRRALAETTYQRERSLWEQKISPEQDVLQARQAFDEAAIAVANARQKLATLGAATGGTLGQIELRAPFDGMVVEKHIALGEAVREDSNVFTISDLSSVWAEFNVAARDLPQVRVGERVNVRATSFDAQASGKVTYVGALVGEQTRTAPGRVALANPQLAWRPGLFVNVELIAQEAAAPVTVPADALQSIEDQPVVFLRVPGGFVPLPVKPGRSDGKRVEILGGLQAGASVAAAGSFIVKSEQGKGSATHTH; this is translated from the coding sequence ATGAAGAAGATTTCGAACGCCTCGGCCCCGCGCGTGGGCCGCAAGCAGTGGATCGTCATCGCCGCGATCCTGATCGTTGGCGCCATTGCCGCAGCCTTCATCCTGATGTCGCCCGTGCGATCGTCCGGCGAGGGCGATGGCCACGGCCATTCCGAAGCTGGAGGGCACGGTGACGAACATGGCCATTCCGAAGAGGGCGGCGAACACGCCGACCACGAAGGCGAGGAGAAGGCCGCCAAGGGTCCGAACGGTGGTGACCAGCTGACCGACGGCGACCAGGCCGCCGAGGTGCTGCTTTCGGAAGCCGAAGGCGAGCCTCGGCTGGCCGTGTGGCTGTCGCGCGCCGGCCAGGCGGTCGCCGGGCAAGCGGCGACGCTGACGCTGAAGCTCGTGCGGCCGGATGGCAGCGAGCACGAGATGCCGCTGCGTGCGCAGGCTGACGGGCGCTACGTCAGCGCAGAGGCGATTCCGGAACCCCATGTGTTCGAGGCTACGCTGATCGCCCTGGTCGGCGGTGAGCCCTTTTTGTTCACCTTCTCGCGCGACGAGGGCAAGGTCGCGATGAGCGACGCGCAGGTGCGTGCGGCTGGCGTCTCGCTGGCGACCGCAGAGCCCGCGCCGATCCGCAGCGGGCTCCAGCTCCCGGGCGAGATCCGCTTTAACGCCGACCGCACAGCCCACGTCGTGCCGCGGGTTGCCGGCGTGGTGGAGCGGGTCGCTGCCGACCTGGGGCAACAGGTCCGCAAAGGCCAGGTGCTGGCGGTCCTGTCCAGCGTCGCGGTCTCAGAGATGAGGGCGGAACTGCAGACCGCAGAGAAGCGCAGGGCGCTGGCCGAGACGACGTACCAGCGCGAGCGCAGCCTGTGGGAACAGAAGATCTCGCCCGAGCAGGACGTGCTGCAGGCCCGGCAGGCCTTCGACGAGGCCGCCATCGCTGTCGCGAACGCGCGGCAGAAGCTGGCCACGCTGGGTGCCGCCACCGGCGGCACGCTGGGCCAGATCGAGCTGCGCGCGCCGTTCGACGGCATGGTCGTAGAAAAGCACATCGCGCTCGGCGAGGCAGTGCGCGAGGACAGCAACGTGTTCACCATCTCCGACCTGTCGAGCGTGTGGGCAGAGTTCAATGTGGCAGCGCGCGATCTGCCGCAAGTCCGTGTCGGCGAGCGTGTGAACGTGCGCGCCACGAGCTTCGATGCGCAGGCGTCCGGCAAGGTCACCTATGTGGGCGCACTGGTCGGTGAACAGACGCGCACTGCGCCGGGCCGCGTGGCGCTCGCCAACCCGCAGCTCGCCTGGCGGCCGGGGCTCTTCGTGAACGTGGAATTGATTGCGCAGGAGGCGGCCGCGCCCGTCACGGTGCCGGCCGATGCGCTGCAGTCCATCGAAGACCAGCCGGTCGTGTTCCTCCGCGTGCCGGGGGGCTTCGTGCCGCTGCCGGTCAAGCCGGGCCGCTCGGACGGCAAGCGCGTGGAAATCCTCGGCGGCCTGCAGGCGGGGGCCTCGGTCGCGGCTGCGGGCAGCTTCATCGTCAAGTCGGAGCAGGGCAAGGGCTCTGCGACGCACACGCACTGA
- a CDS encoding methyltransferase family protein, which produces MEKQALRAFALRVPPLVLMAFFGVAMWLLPSVAAVPRLDPWHDELCAALALAGAAICLAGVLAFRLARTTVDPMHPAAATSLVVRGIYHYSRNPMYLGFLVVLLAWALYLAKLSAFAMPPVFVLYLTALQIKPEEAALRERFGPEFDDYTARVRRWL; this is translated from the coding sequence TTGGAGAAGCAAGCCTTGCGAGCATTCGCACTGAGAGTGCCGCCATTGGTGTTGATGGCTTTCTTCGGTGTGGCGATGTGGCTGTTGCCCTCCGTTGCGGCGGTGCCTCGCCTCGATCCCTGGCACGACGAGCTGTGTGCCGCGCTTGCGCTGGCGGGTGCGGCGATCTGTTTGGCCGGCGTTCTAGCTTTTCGTTTGGCTCGCACAACGGTGGACCCCATGCATCCAGCTGCGGCCACGTCGCTGGTCGTGCGCGGCATCTACCACTACTCGCGCAACCCCATGTACCTGGGCTTTCTGGTGGTGTTGCTCGCCTGGGCGCTGTACCTGGCCAAGCTTTCGGCGTTTGCAATGCCGCCGGTGTTCGTTCTCTATCTCACCGCCTTGCAGATCAAGCCTGAAGAGGCCGCGCTGCGCGAGCGCTTCGGCCCCGAGTTCGATGACTACACTGCACGAGTACGGCGATGGCTATAG